One window from the genome of Flavobacteriales bacterium encodes:
- a CDS encoding choice-of-anchor B family protein, translated as MKKTLLFLFVAFSANGFAQGHMNLDSLFNWQDTSLPPSGAHNNTYNEIWGYAKNGAEYAIIGSTMGTHIFDVTVPSASSQVAFIEGAFTGPGIVHRDFHDHDDYLYMVSDEGSSTLQIADLRFLPDSAPLVYDSPELFPRSHNIFIDTTSARMYVCGGTVDFAVYSLADPTAPTLLLDCPEDVPFWSAIGYVHDVYVKGDTAYLNAGANGLFVVDFSNIGNPQMIGSLDTYVQSGYNHSGWLMKDQPYYALADETHGMDVKIIDVSDMSDLFVTDTIGSDVSPVSIPHNLIYRDNYLFVSYYFDGVYMFDCSNPAHPVLAGFYDTSTEIATSGVYRGCWGVYP; from the coding sequence ATGAAAAAGACACTCCTATTTCTATTCGTTGCCTTTTCCGCTAACGGATTTGCGCAAGGCCATATGAACCTCGATTCGCTCTTCAATTGGCAGGATACTTCCTTACCGCCATCGGGTGCTCATAACAATACCTATAACGAAATTTGGGGTTACGCTAAGAACGGTGCGGAATACGCCATCATCGGTTCCACAATGGGAACGCACATATTTGATGTCACCGTTCCATCGGCATCAAGTCAAGTGGCTTTCATAGAAGGCGCTTTTACCGGTCCAGGAATCGTTCATCGCGATTTTCATGATCATGATGATTATCTCTACATGGTTTCTGATGAAGGAAGCAGCACACTTCAGATTGCTGACCTACGGTTCTTGCCCGATTCTGCGCCACTAGTTTACGATAGTCCTGAGTTGTTTCCACGTTCGCACAACATATTCATAGACACCACAAGTGCACGCATGTACGTGTGTGGCGGAACGGTTGATTTTGCAGTGTATTCGCTTGCAGACCCAACGGCTCCAACCTTATTGCTGGATTGTCCGGAAGATGTTCCATTCTGGAGCGCCATCGGCTATGTACATGATGTGTATGTTAAAGGAGATACAGCTTATTTAAATGCAGGAGCAAACGGACTATTTGTGGTCGATTTCTCCAATATTGGCAACCCACAGATGATAGGTTCTTTGGATACCTACGTGCAAAGCGGTTACAACCACAGCGGCTGGTTGATGAAAGACCAACCTTATTATGCGCTGGCAGATGAAACGCACGGAATGGATGTGAAGATCATTGATGTGTCGGATATGAGCGATCTGTTTGTAACAGATACGATAGGTTCTGATGTGTCTCCTGTTTCAATACCACATAACCTTATCTATAGAGACAACTACCTTTTTGTATCGTACTATTTTGATGGTGTTTACATGTTCGATTGCTCGAATCCGGCACATCCCGTTCTGGCAGGTTTTTACGATACATCTACCGAAATTGCTACAAGCGGTGTTTATAGAGGATGCTGGGGAGTTTATCCCTT